From Cucumis melo cultivar AY chromosome 3, USDA_Cmelo_AY_1.0, whole genome shotgun sequence:
GATTCTTAATATGGACGGCCCCCCTGCGGGCGATATCTGTTCAATCTGCCATGGAAGATTCAACATCCCTTGTCAAGCAAATTGTTCGCACTGGTTCTGCGGTTGATTCTCTTTCTTCAATTCATTTTCCCTTTTGATGCTgctttttttataatttcatcTCTCTTGAATGATTCTGTTCCTCTATTTCATTTTCGTATTTCATTTAGTTGCAACTGTCGACTAGGTTTGTTTCTTGGAATTTGGAATGTGGTTGCTGTTTGTTCCTTTGTCCTGATTAGTCACCTTAATCACGGCTTAGTTTGTAGTCTCTTCGAGCTATTTTTTTTACCGATGGATAAGTCTTGGATGAAACTTCTGTTTCTCGGTAGTGTGTTCTCGAACCTCTGCATTTCAACAAATGGTCAAATGAAACCAAAATCTGAAATAGAAGTTGAGATTGAATTGCATCTCTTTGAGATTATTTGCTTCCAGCTGGAAATAACTGCCTAAATGATTGAGGGTGGACACTGGAGTTAATCCCGTTCAATTAAGACAGGGTTTATCTAGTTTTTGGATCAGAAAAGGAACTTCATGGTCTCCTTTTCAACTTTGGGAACTTGTTGTGTAAGAACTGCATTAAATCATGAGATATGCATGAACTTTTTGAATGTTGGAAGACAAAGTTCTGCTTACTAGTTGTCTTAATATCCCTTTTATGAGATTTGTTtgtaaaatatttaaacaaaagaaaaggacaTGTCCATCTATGAAGCTCACTGCATTTTCTGCTTCCCTGTATTGTAGGTAAGTGTATAATGCTTGTCTGGGATCATGGATCACCACTACAGCCATGCAAATGCCCCTTATGTCGTCGTTCAATCACTTTATTAGTTCCTTCGGAGGTTTCACCAATTCAGCAAAGTGACCCAGAGGTTGCACGCGTTCTTAACAATATTAGGACTTATAATCGTCATTTCGGTGGCAACTCAACTGATTTAAGTCAGGTATTTCTCTTTCTTACATAATTTCTGTGATGAACTGCTAGTTAAAAGTGATTGTTGAATACTCTTTGGAACATGAAAAAGTATTTTCCATGAAAAATTGACCATAGAGAGTGAGCATTTATTTGCTAGGGCCGGAAGAAGGCAGGAAGCATTATTCCATGTCCAGTGAGAACAATTAGGACCAAGAAACTGAAGTTAATGGCCTAGATATGTCTCCTCGTATGAGAAGTTAATGATAGTTTCATCAACAAATGGAAGGTAGGAATTAGGAAATGGACATTGGACATAGCATGCTGATTATTCCCCAATTCAAAGCCTATAGTCTAAGTTCTGTTTTCAGCGAGATTCAACATTCTACTAAGGCAATTCAACACAAGAATAATGAATAAAAAGGAAAGAGGATAATGGGGCACCTTGCCCAAGCAAACACTCTTCTCCACAAGGGCTACTACCCGATTTCCCCCTAACATACCATCATTCCCTGCCACATGTACTCTCAAATCATGTCCCACTTCTCTAACTAACCATCAGGTGTACCAATTCCCTTTCTGCCCCTCCTACTATAAGTTTTTGTCACTTGGGGCCTTACATTTTTCCTTTGATGGTAATGGATAAATTAGCTGAAGAGAGACGGTCTCTAATCTACTAGAATATTGTTGATAATGTCCTAATCAGCTTCATTGTAatccttccattttttttctgcTTCCACTCATCAAATAATTCATATGCAATAAGAGATGCATTGATTTGATGACCGATTCCAAAAATGGATTGATTCTCTGTGATGGTGGATGGAAGAACTTGTTTAGTCTCTCTAATATATCTCTAGGAATGATCTTATAGAGAAAAGTGGTGAGGTGAATGGCCTAAACCTACTGATTTGGCATCAGTCTTTTTGGGGATGAGGCAGAGGCAAGCTTCGTTGAGGCTAGCATTGGTAATATCATTCTCAGAAAAATCATTGAACACCCTCTTAATGCCATCCTTGAATGTGTTCCAGGAGATTTTTTATTGAACAAATCATACACTACGAATTTTCTCATCTGAGAAAGGGAGTTCCAGCATCGTGCTTGTAATGGGGCTGCAATTAATGGAGTGTGGGAGAAATCTGTTACTAACTTTTTGAGAACAAAATTGGTGgtaaaaatcaacaaaagaCTTTTACAAACTCAGCTTCTATGTCACTGGCAGCAAGGACACTAACCATTCTGTAAGGGTGTGCTTGGCTCAAGGAGTTTGGAAGTAGGAGTTGAGAAGTAGGGATTTTTGAACACCGCTCCTTGTTTAGTCTAAGGAGTTTGTGAGTCTCACCACTAAAAGACATCAATTTTATACCTTATCAACTTCGTACATTGTGGGCTCTAGGAGTTCACAACTCGTAAACTTCATAACTCTTTACTTTTCATTATTTAACTCTTTACCCGAAACACCCCCTAGAGGATTGGGGAAATTGTCAGAGCTAGTAGCTATTCGCCTGTGGATGTTATAATATCTAAAGGCCCATTTTACTCATTTAAGTCCATGACTTATTATGCACTATCTGAAGCTGACTTTTGTAATTAGAGTCACTGGATGAATTCCAGTCCCTGAGAGATAATTTCAGGCATTTCAATTTCTGCATAAAACCACGATCCTTCAAATCCACCATGCTGTTTTTGGTTCACCAATGTTTCAACATCAGAACAGAATCATAATG
This genomic window contains:
- the LOC103501307 gene encoding uncharacterized protein LOC103501307 gives rise to the protein MDGPPAGDICSICHGRFNIPCQANCSHWFCGKCIMLVWDHGSPLQPCKCPLCRRSITLLVPSEVSPIQQSDPEVARVLNNIRTYNRHFGGNSTDLSQRLQDLPFLLRRLLQELLNPQRSLPLVIRTRVYIAMVLSVVYTVSPIDIIPEALLGLFGLMDDILILLICFLYIAAMYRSVLYNRHGGT